The following are encoded in a window of Mannheimia varigena genomic DNA:
- the rlmC gene encoding 23S rRNA (uracil(747)-C(5))-methyltransferase RlmC gives MSNLLHCSYFENGDCTSCQWIEQPYSSQLEEKESHLKRLISPFILQNKTEILPLVRSPISQFRNKAKMVVSGSVERPILGILKDQNDAQSGIDLTGCLLYPTSFSALFPILKDFIARAGLVPYNIAKKKGELKYILITESQYNQSLMLRFVVRSESKRPLVERELPALLEKLPPNSVVSLNIQPQHAAVLEGETEIFLTDQKVIEEDFNGVPLFIRPQGFFQTNPEVAKQLYKTAQSWVEDLPIEKFWDLFCGVGGFGLHCAKALREKNPNMELTGIEISVSAIESATKSANALGLKNVKFASLDSAQFALNETGTIPDLIIVNPPRRGIGKALAEFLNQLGSPYLIYSSCNAVSMAADFELLTDYELHKVQLFDMFPHTSHYETLAFLVKK, from the coding sequence ATGTCTAATTTGTTGCATTGTTCGTATTTTGAGAATGGAGATTGCACCTCTTGCCAATGGATTGAGCAGCCGTATTCAAGCCAATTAGAAGAAAAAGAAAGTCATCTCAAGCGGTTAATTTCGCCTTTTATTTTGCAAAATAAAACCGAAATCTTACCGCTTGTTCGCTCGCCGATTTCACAGTTTCGCAATAAAGCGAAAATGGTGGTATCGGGGAGCGTGGAACGCCCGATCCTTGGCATTTTAAAAGATCAAAATGATGCTCAAAGCGGTATTGATTTAACGGGCTGCTTACTCTACCCGACTTCATTTTCGGCACTCTTCCCTATTCTCAAAGATTTTATCGCTCGAGCGGGCTTAGTTCCGTATAACATTGCCAAGAAAAAAGGTGAGCTGAAATATATTTTGATTACCGAAAGTCAATATAATCAATCATTGATGTTGCGTTTTGTGGTCAGAAGTGAAAGCAAACGCCCTTTGGTTGAACGAGAACTACCTGCTCTTTTAGAAAAATTGCCACCAAATTCTGTCGTCAGCCTCAATATTCAGCCGCAACACGCCGCCGTTTTAGAAGGAGAAACAGAGATTTTCTTAACAGATCAGAAAGTAATTGAAGAAGATTTTAACGGCGTTCCGCTATTTATTCGCCCGCAAGGCTTTTTCCAAACGAATCCTGAAGTTGCTAAGCAACTTTATAAAACCGCTCAAAGTTGGGTGGAAGATTTACCGATTGAGAAATTTTGGGATCTGTTCTGTGGTGTCGGCGGATTTGGTTTACATTGTGCAAAAGCATTGCGTGAGAAAAATCCAAATATGGAATTAACCGGCATTGAAATTTCAGTCTCTGCGATTGAAAGCGCAACCAAATCAGCAAATGCACTTGGCTTAAAAAATGTCAAATTTGCCTCACTCGATTCAGCACAATTTGCTTTAAACGAAACTGGTACGATTCCTGACTTGATCATCGTCAATCCACCCCGCCGAGGTATTGGCAAAGCACTTGCGGAATTTTTAAATCAACTTGGCTCGCCTTATTTGATTTATTCAAGTTGTAATGCGGTTTCAATGGCAGCAGATTTTGAATTGCTTACCGATTATGAATTACACAAAGTGCAACTTTTTGATATGTTTCCGCATACTTCACACTACGAAACACTGGCGTTTTTAGTCAAAAAATAG
- the eno gene encoding phosphopyruvate hydratase — MAKIVKVIGREIIDSRGNPTVEAEVHLEGGFVGLAAAPSGASTGSREALELRDGDKGRFLGKGVLKAVSAVNNEIANALVGKEGTAQAEIDQIMIDLDGTENKSKFGANAILAVSLAAAKAAAASKGLPLYAYIAELNGTPGVYSMPLPMMNIINGGEHADNNVDIQEFMIQPVGASTLKEALRIGAEVFHNLAKVLKAKGLNTAVGDEGGFAPNLASNADALACIKEAVEKAGYVLGKDVTLAMDCASSEFYDKERNVYDMKGEGKTFTSQEFTHYLEGLCKEYPIVSIEDGQDESDWEGFAYQTKVLGDKVQLVGDDLFVTNTKILARGIENGIANSILIKFNQIGSLTETLAAIKMAKDAGYTAVISHRSGETEDATIADLAVGTAAGQIKTGSMSRSDRVAKYNQLIRIEEALERAGTPAPFNGRKEIKGQA, encoded by the coding sequence ATGGCAAAAATTGTTAAAGTAATCGGTCGTGAAATCATCGACTCTCGTGGTAACCCAACTGTTGAAGCTGAAGTTCACTTAGAAGGTGGCTTTGTTGGTTTAGCAGCTGCTCCATCAGGTGCATCAACAGGTTCACGCGAAGCGTTAGAATTACGTGATGGCGATAAAGGTCGTTTCTTAGGTAAAGGCGTATTAAAAGCGGTTTCAGCAGTAAACAACGAAATTGCAAACGCACTTGTTGGAAAAGAAGGTACAGCACAAGCTGAAATCGACCAAATTATGATCGATTTAGACGGAACAGAAAACAAATCTAAATTCGGTGCAAACGCAATCTTAGCGGTATCTTTAGCAGCAGCGAAAGCAGCAGCAGCATCTAAAGGTTTACCACTTTACGCTTACATCGCAGAATTAAACGGTACTCCGGGCGTTTACTCTATGCCGTTACCAATGATGAACATCATCAACGGTGGTGAGCACGCAGACAACAACGTTGATATTCAAGAATTTATGATTCAACCGGTGGGTGCTTCAACATTAAAAGAAGCATTACGCATTGGTGCTGAAGTATTCCACAACTTAGCGAAAGTATTAAAAGCGAAAGGCTTAAATACAGCGGTGGGTGATGAAGGTGGTTTCGCACCAAACCTAGCTTCTAACGCTGATGCATTAGCGTGTATCAAAGAAGCAGTTGAGAAAGCAGGCTACGTTTTAGGTAAAGACGTCACTTTAGCGATGGACTGTGCATCTTCTGAGTTCTACGACAAAGAACGTAACGTGTACGATATGAAAGGCGAAGGTAAAACCTTCACTTCACAAGAGTTCACTCACTACTTAGAAGGCTTATGCAAAGAGTACCCAATCGTGTCTATCGAAGATGGTCAAGACGAGTCTGACTGGGAAGGTTTCGCATACCAAACTAAAGTATTAGGCGACAAAGTACAATTAGTAGGTGACGACTTATTCGTAACCAACACCAAAATCTTAGCGCGTGGTATCGAAAACGGTATCGCAAACTCTATCTTAATCAAATTCAACCAAATCGGTTCATTAACTGAAACGTTAGCAGCGATTAAGATGGCGAAAGATGCAGGTTACACCGCAGTAATCTCTCACCGTTCAGGCGAAACTGAAGATGCAACTATCGCTGATTTAGCAGTGGGTACAGCAGCAGGTCAAATCAAAACTGGTTCTATGAGCCGTTCTGACCGTGTAGCGAAATACAACCAATTAATCCGTATCGAAGAAGCATTAGAGCGTGCTGGTACACCGGCTCCGTTCAATGGTCGTAAAGAGATCAAAGGTCAAGCGTAA
- a CDS encoding uracil-xanthine permease family protein, with protein sequence MTTENISSPKQAFIGLQMLFVAFGALVLVPLITGLDPNVALLSAGVGTLIFQLCTKHQVPVFLASSFAFIAPIQFGVQKWGIPVTMGALLCTGIIYFALSTLVKFKGVGILHKYFPPIVIGPVIMVIGLGLAPVAVDMALGKSAPNVEPNTAMMISMITLATTLIVAVFAKGLLKLVPILAGLTVGYLLSVSMGLVDFTKVTEAAWFSLPNVSAPEFQLEAIFYLLPIALAPAVEHLGDVMAISQVAGKDFMKKPGLHRTLLGDGLATSAAAALGGPPNTTYSEVTGAVMLTKNFNPKIMTWAACWAIAFSFCGKIGAFLLTIPTFVMGGIMMLLFGAVAVVGINTLTKSKVDLSVPRNLCIASVVMTFGIGGMLINIGEFSIKGISLCAIVAIVLNIVLPKEKLEEPSH encoded by the coding sequence ATGACTACAGAAAATATCAGTTCGCCAAAGCAGGCGTTTATAGGATTGCAAATGCTGTTTGTGGCATTTGGGGCGTTAGTGTTAGTTCCGTTGATTACCGGACTTGACCCCAATGTAGCCCTTCTTTCTGCCGGTGTCGGCACCCTCATTTTCCAATTATGTACCAAACACCAAGTTCCTGTTTTCCTCGCCTCTTCTTTCGCTTTCATTGCCCCTATTCAATTCGGTGTCCAAAAATGGGGAATCCCCGTCACAATGGGGGCTTTGCTTTGCACTGGTATTATTTACTTTGCTCTATCTACGCTAGTGAAATTTAAAGGTGTTGGTATTTTACATAAATACTTCCCTCCGATTGTGATTGGGCCGGTGATTATGGTGATTGGCTTGGGACTAGCTCCGGTTGCGGTGGATATGGCTCTTGGCAAATCAGCCCCGAATGTTGAGCCTAATACTGCAATGATGATTTCAATGATTACCTTAGCCACAACCCTGATTGTGGCGGTATTTGCCAAAGGTTTATTAAAACTTGTGCCGATTTTAGCAGGGCTTACAGTGGGCTATCTCTTATCGGTCTCAATGGGCTTGGTGGATTTCACCAAAGTGACAGAGGCAGCTTGGTTTAGTTTGCCGAATGTGTCTGCCCCTGAATTTCAGTTAGAGGCGATTTTCTACCTACTGCCGATTGCTCTTGCCCCAGCCGTTGAACACTTGGGCGATGTGATGGCAATCAGCCAGGTTGCCGGTAAAGATTTTATGAAAAAACCAGGGCTACACCGTACGTTATTAGGTGATGGTTTAGCAACTTCTGCCGCAGCGGCATTAGGAGGCCCACCAAATACAACCTATTCAGAAGTAACCGGTGCGGTAATGCTAACCAAAAACTTTAACCCTAAAATTATGACTTGGGCGGCTTGCTGGGCGATTGCGTTCTCATTCTGCGGCAAAATTGGGGCATTTCTCTTAACGATCCCAACTTTTGTAATGGGTGGCATTATGATGTTGCTATTCGGTGCGGTTGCCGTGGTGGGAATCAATACACTGACGAAATCTAAAGTGGATTTAAGCGTGCCTCGCAATCTTTGCATTGCTTCGGTGGTAATGACGTTCGGGATCGGTGGTATGTTGATCAACATCGGCGAGTTCTCAATCAAAGGAATCAGCTTGTGTGCGATTGTGGCGATTGTACTGAATATCGTGTTGCCAAAAGAAAAATTGGAAGAGCCTAGCCATTAA
- the nagZ gene encoding beta-N-acetylhexosaminidase: MLLIDIKDKELPQEEVEMLEHPLVSGLILFTRNFYDKEQIQALVKDIRQRVKKPLLITVDQEGGRVQRFREGFTKLPAMQSFSQLATTQEEAMQLAKESGWLMAAEMFALDIDLSFAPVLDLGHDCKAIGDRSFGQEPQHILPVAEAFIDGMLEMGMATTGKHFPGHGHVLADSHLETPFDDRPKAEIFSHDILPFKQLIAKGKLSAIMPAHVVYTQCDSQPASGSSYWLKEVLRKQLNFNGVIFSDDLGMKGAGFMGNFVERSEKAIQAGCDLLLLCNEPDGVVQVLDGLKYQPTQAQKERHLSLMKRKTMSWRELENSPRYQQAQRELTALQNNWLEWKAANV; the protein is encoded by the coding sequence ATGCTACTTATTGATATTAAAGACAAAGAACTCCCTCAAGAAGAAGTAGAAATGCTAGAGCACCCATTGGTTTCTGGCTTAATTCTCTTCACTCGTAATTTTTATGATAAAGAACAAATTCAAGCTCTCGTAAAAGATATTCGCCAACGTGTGAAAAAGCCTTTATTGATCACCGTCGATCAAGAAGGCGGGCGTGTGCAACGTTTCCGTGAAGGTTTTACCAAGCTGCCTGCGATGCAATCTTTCAGCCAACTGGCAACTACTCAAGAAGAAGCAATGCAGCTTGCCAAAGAGAGTGGCTGGCTAATGGCAGCGGAAATGTTTGCACTAGACATTGATTTAAGTTTTGCCCCTGTTTTAGATTTAGGTCACGACTGCAAAGCAATTGGTGACCGTTCATTCGGACAAGAGCCGCAACACATTTTGCCGGTAGCCGAAGCCTTTATTGACGGAATGTTGGAGATGGGAATGGCAACTACGGGCAAGCATTTTCCTGGTCACGGGCACGTTTTAGCCGATTCACATTTAGAAACGCCATTTGATGATCGTCCGAAAGCCGAGATTTTCAGCCACGATATTCTGCCGTTTAAACAGCTTATTGCCAAAGGTAAACTTTCTGCGATTATGCCTGCTCACGTGGTTTACACCCAATGCGACAGCCAACCTGCTAGCGGTTCAAGCTACTGGCTCAAAGAGGTTTTACGCAAACAGCTTAATTTTAACGGCGTGATTTTCTCAGACGATCTTGGCATGAAAGGCGCTGGCTTTATGGGGAATTTTGTGGAACGTTCTGAAAAAGCGATTCAAGCCGGCTGCGATTTATTACTCCTTTGTAACGAGCCTGACGGCGTGGTGCAAGTGTTAGACGGGCTAAAATATCAACCCACTCAAGCTCAAAAAGAGCGTCATTTATCGTTGATGAAACGCAAGACAATGAGCTGGCGAGAACTGGAAAACAGCCCTCGCTATCAACAGGCTCAACGTGAACTTACTGCCTTGCAAAATAATTGGTTAGAGTGGAAAGCGGCGAATGTCTAA
- a CDS encoding dihydroorotate dehydrogenase codes for MQKLQFNPPLLNTPCPWCSELENLRELYACEYTGAVTTRTSMLEPYPHDWAKNQYVLFDATAQQVAGVNERNATQQQTSSLNTIGLSPNNLAVTKGFVRTISDELREKSNKPFIISVFGSPEEVGECYEQICALQTEVKMPLAMEINISCPNIPGKISPAYSAEELLPYLNALQATLEKLNQGENALPIGIKIPPFTYQNQYDELIKGLLQAVENGKNLPICFITSTNTLGSSLLMQGDKAVLNSEAGTGVGGMAGTSIHALSLGNVYTLRQMLDQEPALKSLQLIGVGGVNDKAGFERMKAAGADFVGLATALGIKGIEVFEEILSE; via the coding sequence ATGCAAAAATTACAATTTAACCCACCGCTTCTCAATACGCCTTGCCCTTGGTGTTCTGAATTAGAAAATCTGCGTGAGCTTTACGCTTGTGAATATACCGGAGCCGTGACGACTCGCACCTCTATGTTAGAGCCATATCCACATGATTGGGCGAAAAATCAATATGTGCTGTTTGATGCAACGGCTCAACAAGTTGCTGGCGTCAATGAAAGAAATGCCACACAACAGCAAACCTCCAGCCTCAATACCATCGGACTGAGCCCGAATAACTTAGCGGTAACTAAAGGCTTTGTTCGCACCATTTCAGATGAATTACGGGAAAAAAGCAATAAACCATTCATTATTTCAGTGTTTGGCTCACCGGAAGAAGTGGGGGAATGCTACGAGCAGATTTGTGCCTTGCAAACTGAGGTGAAAATGCCACTGGCGATGGAGATCAACATCTCTTGCCCGAACATTCCGGGGAAAATTTCACCGGCATATTCTGCAGAAGAACTGTTACCCTATTTAAACGCTCTACAAGCCACCCTTGAAAAGCTGAACCAAGGCGAAAATGCGTTACCGATTGGGATTAAAATTCCGCCATTTACCTACCAAAACCAATATGATGAGCTGATTAAAGGCTTATTACAAGCGGTCGAAAATGGCAAAAATTTACCAATTTGCTTTATTACTTCCACCAACACGTTAGGCTCATCGCTGTTAATGCAAGGCGATAAAGCGGTACTCAATTCCGAAGCTGGCACCGGCGTTGGCGGTATGGCAGGCACGTCAATTCATGCCCTTTCGCTGGGGAATGTTTATACGCTACGCCAAATGTTAGACCAAGAACCTGCACTGAAATCTCTACAGCTGATTGGTGTTGGTGGCGTCAACGACAAAGCCGGCTTTGAACGAATGAAAGCCGCTGGGGCAGATTTTGTCGGTTTAGCCACCGCCTTAGGGATAAAAGGGATTGAGGTGTTTGAAGAGATCCTATCTGAATAA
- the ubiH gene encoding 2-octaprenyl-6-methoxyphenyl hydroxylase translates to MQQFDVVIVGGAVTGSVLALALSSFSQHKMSIAIIERSLPDYEQQGGFDARSIALAFGSLQKMQKIRPLVGNNLGAEIEEIATSIKQIQVADKGHFGKATLKASEQNLPQLGAVVELAKLGKKLTACLEKHANIQLFCPNEVVEIQRSLEACELTLKNGERLRCALLVAADGIQSKVAKQCGVETLSVRDYGQSAVIANVELNEPHQNQAFEYFTEQGPFALLPLSGKMMSLVWCTEQASELMQLPDSEFLARLQQQFGWKLGQFLRVSKRFVYPLILQKAESHIHHRLAIVGNAAQMLHPVAGQGFNLGLRDLYTLAELVAQAFNQGKDIGEFSLLAEFERQRSQDQDQMMKATSGLISIFSCEMLPLQLLRNFGLFAVSHSKMARDVVTHRALGW, encoded by the coding sequence ATGCAGCAATTTGATGTGGTGATTGTCGGCGGAGCCGTCACCGGCTCGGTGCTGGCGTTGGCGTTGAGCAGTTTTAGCCAACACAAAATGTCGATTGCGATTATCGAAAGATCCTTACCGGATTATGAACAACAAGGCGGCTTTGATGCTCGTAGCATTGCGTTAGCTTTTGGCAGTTTGCAAAAAATGCAGAAAATCAGACCGCTTGTGGGCAACAATTTAGGGGCGGAAATTGAGGAAATTGCCACGTCAATCAAGCAAATTCAGGTGGCGGATAAAGGGCATTTTGGCAAGGCCACGTTAAAAGCCAGCGAGCAGAATTTGCCGCAACTTGGGGCGGTGGTGGAATTGGCAAAATTAGGCAAAAAATTAACCGCTTGCCTTGAAAAACACGCCAATATTCAACTCTTCTGCCCGAACGAAGTGGTTGAAATTCAACGTTCGCTTGAAGCTTGTGAGCTGACGTTAAAAAATGGTGAGCGGCTGCGTTGTGCCTTGCTGGTTGCCGCTGACGGCATTCAATCTAAAGTCGCCAAACAGTGCGGCGTGGAAACGCTCTCGGTGCGAGATTATGGGCAGTCTGCGGTGATCGCTAATGTGGAACTGAACGAGCCGCACCAGAACCAAGCCTTTGAATATTTCACCGAGCAAGGCCCTTTTGCCTTGTTGCCATTGAGCGGAAAGATGATGTCGCTGGTGTGGTGTACTGAGCAAGCCTCTGAGCTAATGCAGCTGCCGGACAGCGAATTTTTGGCTCGCTTGCAGCAGCAATTTGGCTGGAAATTGGGGCAGTTTTTGCGAGTGAGCAAGCGGTTTGTTTATCCGCTAATTTTGCAAAAAGCCGAAAGCCATATTCACCACCGCTTGGCGATTGTCGGCAACGCTGCTCAAATGCTCCACCCCGTTGCAGGGCAAGGCTTTAACCTCGGCTTGCGAGATTTGTACACGCTAGCAGAGCTTGTGGCTCAAGCCTTTAATCAGGGCAAGGATATTGGCGAATTTTCACTGCTAGCCGAATTTGAACGTCAACGTTCGCAAGATCAAGACCAAATGATGAAAGCTACAAGCGGTCTGATTTCGATTTTTTCTTGCGAAATGCTGCCGCTTCAGTTGCTGAGAAATTTCGGGCTGTTCGCCGTGTCACATAGTAAAATGGCGAGAGATGTTGTCACTCATCGGGCGTTGGGGTGGTAA
- the lexA gene encoding transcriptional repressor LexA, with product MRKHLTARQQEIFDFVKNHIETTGMPPTRVEIAREIGFKSPNAAEEHLKALARKGYIEMLSGTSRGIRILVEDENKAANDDEGLPLIGKVAAGTPILAVEHVENHYPVNGGMFNPSADYLLKVNGNSMEKIGILDGDLLAVHKTNTARNGQVVVARVNDEVTVKRLEKKGDLIYLHPENDELKPIVVNPSQEYIEIEGIAVGVIRSNAWM from the coding sequence ATGCGTAAACACTTAACCGCCCGCCAACAAGAAATTTTTGATTTTGTTAAAAACCATATTGAAACAACTGGTATGCCACCAACCCGTGTAGAAATTGCACGAGAAATTGGGTTTAAATCCCCCAATGCAGCTGAAGAACATTTAAAAGCCTTAGCCCGTAAAGGTTATATTGAAATGCTTTCTGGTACTTCTCGTGGTATTCGTATTTTAGTTGAGGATGAAAACAAAGCTGCTAATGATGATGAAGGATTACCATTAATCGGCAAAGTAGCTGCGGGAACCCCAATCTTAGCGGTTGAACACGTTGAGAATCACTACCCTGTGAATGGTGGAATGTTTAACCCATCAGCGGATTATTTACTCAAAGTAAACGGCAATTCTATGGAAAAAATCGGCATTTTAGATGGTGATTTATTAGCAGTACATAAAACCAATACCGCTCGCAATGGTCAAGTAGTTGTAGCTCGTGTGAATGATGAAGTAACCGTAAAACGTTTAGAGAAAAAAGGTGACTTAATTTACTTACACCCTGAAAATGATGAGTTAAAGCCAATTGTGGTTAATCCAAGCCAAGAATATATTGAGATTGAAGGCATTGCTGTTGGCGTTATTCGTAGCAATGCGTGGATGTAA
- the mutH gene encoding DNA mismatch repair endonuclease MutH, with product MSDYSLTCIPQTEQELLTKAQWLAGFTLGEIAEMLNIPVPPDLKRDKGWVGTLIETALGAKAGSKPEQDFSHFGIELKTIPINQKGLPLETTFVSLAPLTQNNGITWESSHVKHKLSRVLWIPIEGERTIPLYQRHIGQAILWSPTFEQEFQLKRDWEELMEMIVLGKLHTINAKHGEVLQLRPKGRNNRSVTSAINADGERVQSLPLGFYLRKQFTAEILQNFLHSPL from the coding sequence ATGAGCGATTATTCTCTTACCTGCATTCCTCAAACTGAACAGGAACTGTTAACCAAAGCACAATGGTTAGCAGGTTTTACCTTAGGCGAGATTGCAGAAATGCTGAATATTCCTGTTCCACCCGATCTCAAACGAGACAAAGGCTGGGTAGGAACACTAATTGAAACTGCACTTGGAGCAAAGGCGGGAAGCAAACCCGAGCAAGATTTTTCACATTTCGGTATTGAGCTTAAAACTATCCCCATTAATCAAAAAGGCTTACCGCTAGAAACCACTTTCGTAAGCCTTGCACCACTCACCCAAAATAATGGCATTACTTGGGAAAGCTCACACGTTAAACATAAACTTTCTCGTGTATTATGGATTCCTATTGAAGGCGAACGGACTATTCCACTTTATCAACGCCATATCGGGCAAGCGATTTTATGGTCGCCTACATTTGAACAAGAATTCCAATTAAAACGTGATTGGGAAGAGTTGATGGAAATGATTGTGTTAGGCAAACTTCACACAATTAATGCTAAACACGGCGAAGTCTTACAACTTAGACCCAAAGGTAGAAATAATCGCTCTGTAACCTCTGCCATCAATGCAGATGGCGAACGAGTTCAATCACTGCCTTTAGGCTTTTATTTACGCAAACAATTCACAGCGGAAATTTTACAAAACTTTTTACATTCCCCTCTTTAA
- a CDS encoding TerC family protein: protein MFDWITNPEAWIALVTLTGLEIVLGIDNIIVISILVSRLPIEQRQSARIIGLVLAMGTRILLLLSLAWMMKLVTPLLYIANNAISGRDLILLIGGLFLIVKSLMELKESISAHSHEAETTSLKKASFLIVLTQIAIFDVIFSLDSVITAVAMADDIPVMVIAIMIAVGVMMLAAKVIGDFVDNNPTIKNLALAFLILIGVVLVGEAFDIHIPKAAVYTAMGFSVVVEMLNIKMRRNQIKVQQI, encoded by the coding sequence ATGTTTGATTGGATTACAAATCCTGAAGCTTGGATAGCACTCGTTACGCTAACTGGGCTTGAAATTGTGCTCGGTATCGATAATATTATTGTTATCAGTATTTTAGTTTCTCGCCTGCCGATTGAACAACGTCAATCTGCACGAATTATCGGCTTAGTTTTAGCAATGGGAACACGTATTTTATTGCTTCTTTCACTTGCGTGGATGATGAAATTAGTCACCCCACTTTTATATATTGCGAATAATGCAATCTCAGGCAGAGATTTAATTTTACTTATCGGTGGGCTTTTCCTGATTGTAAAAAGTTTGATGGAATTAAAAGAATCTATTTCAGCTCACTCGCATGAAGCAGAAACAACCTCACTCAAAAAAGCCAGCTTTTTGATAGTACTAACACAAATTGCTATTTTTGATGTAATTTTCTCACTTGATTCAGTCATTACTGCTGTTGCAATGGCTGATGATATTCCTGTGATGGTGATTGCCATTATGATTGCCGTTGGGGTAATGATGTTAGCAGCAAAAGTCATTGGCGACTTTGTAGATAACAACCCAACGATTAAAAATCTTGCCTTAGCATTCTTGATTTTAATTGGTGTGGTACTCGTTGGCGAAGCCTTTGATATTCATATTCCAAAAGCAGCAGTTTACACCGCAATGGGCTTCTCGGTTGTGGTTGAAATGCTCAATATCAAAATGCGTCGTAACCAAATAAAAGTGCAACAAATATAA